A stretch of the Gemmatimonadaceae bacterium genome encodes the following:
- a CDS encoding DUF1801 domain-containing protein — MTPSTPPGTPSASDLITKRIADLGDWRGETLRRMRTLIHDADPGVVEEWKWMGTPVFSHHGILCTGETYKSVVKLTFHKGASLADPARLFNASLEGNARRAIDIREGEVVDAVAFTALVRAAIALNAGGKTTTVKKVAMKKAAVKKAAVKQAAVKQAAVKKAAVKRGSAARRPPAAS; from the coding sequence GTGACACCGTCCACGCCCCCCGGCACCCCGTCCGCCTCGGACCTCATCACGAAGCGCATCGCCGACCTCGGCGACTGGCGCGGTGAGACCCTGCGCCGCATGCGCACACTGATCCACGACGCCGACCCCGGGGTCGTGGAGGAGTGGAAGTGGATGGGCACCCCCGTCTTCTCGCATCACGGCATCCTCTGCACCGGCGAGACCTACAAGTCCGTGGTGAAGCTCACCTTCCACAAGGGTGCGTCGCTCGCCGATCCGGCGCGGCTCTTCAACGCCAGCCTGGAAGGCAACGCGCGCCGCGCGATCGACATCCGGGAGGGCGAGGTCGTCGACGCGGTGGCGTTCACGGCGCTGGTGCGGGCGGCGATCGCGCTGAATGCCGGCGGGAAGACGACGACGGTGAAGAAGGTGGCGATGAAGAAGGCGGCAGTGAAGAAAGCGGCGGTGAAGCAGGCGGCGGTGAAGCAGGCGGCGGTGAAGAAAGCGGCGGTGAAGAGGGGCTCTGCCGCACGCAGGCCGCCCGCGGCGTCGTAG
- a CDS encoding L-2,4-diaminobutyrate decarboxylase, with protein MDFLSNDPASHDAWARAIDAATALFRRARPRAPYSGASPATIAAQLPADPCPEQGMPLDQAVAGMDAIVRHSIIVGLPGTAAHLHCPPLIPALAAEVVLSVLNQSMDSFDQAPAATMVEEQLCAWLCARAGLPAGAGGTFTSGGTQSNAMGLWLARDAHLAARGWPVRARGLPPDAGRLVMLCSEVAHFTVDKSAMQLGLGTDSVVKVPVDDGFAMHPAALREVLAALRRDGRIPFVLCATAGTTDHGAIDPLPALADAAQACGAWLHVDAAYGGALLFSDTRRHALAGIERADSIGLDFHKLLWQPVSCGVFLLRDAAQYAHITTHADYLNPVSHLEQGVPDLVNRSLATTRRFDALKVWLTFQALGRRRLGGMIDATCDLAGAVARAVAARPALELVHAPVHLTSVLFRYRADDRVADALNQAIRDTLLADGTAVIGTTRVSGRATLKLTLLHPEASVSDLHAVLDLVVARGDALVAAAHGASSRG; from the coding sequence GTGGACTTCCTCTCGAACGACCCGGCCAGTCACGACGCCTGGGCGCGCGCCATCGACGCGGCCACCGCCCTGTTCCGGCGTGCACGTCCCCGTGCGCCCTACAGTGGTGCGAGCCCCGCGACCATCGCAGCGCAGCTGCCCGCCGATCCCTGCCCCGAGCAGGGGATGCCGCTCGACCAGGCCGTGGCCGGCATGGACGCCATCGTGCGGCATTCGATCATCGTCGGCCTGCCCGGCACCGCGGCTCACCTGCACTGCCCGCCACTGATTCCGGCGCTGGCGGCCGAGGTGGTGCTGTCGGTGCTGAACCAGTCGATGGACTCGTTCGACCAGGCGCCGGCAGCGACGATGGTCGAGGAGCAGCTGTGCGCCTGGCTCTGTGCCCGTGCGGGGCTGCCGGCGGGCGCCGGCGGCACCTTCACGTCCGGGGGTACGCAGTCCAACGCCATGGGCCTCTGGCTGGCGCGTGATGCGCACCTCGCCGCGCGCGGCTGGCCGGTGCGAGCGCGCGGATTGCCGCCGGATGCGGGGCGGCTGGTGATGCTCTGCTCGGAGGTCGCGCACTTCACGGTGGACAAGTCGGCCATGCAGCTTGGACTCGGCACCGACAGTGTCGTGAAGGTGCCCGTGGATGATGGCTTCGCGATGCATCCCGCGGCGCTGCGCGAGGTGCTGGCGGCGCTGCGGCGCGACGGGCGCATCCCATTCGTGCTCTGCGCCACGGCGGGCACCACCGACCATGGTGCGATCGATCCGCTGCCGGCGCTGGCCGATGCCGCGCAGGCGTGTGGCGCGTGGCTGCACGTGGACGCCGCGTACGGGGGAGCCCTGCTCTTCTCCGACACGCGCCGGCATGCGCTGGCCGGCATCGAGCGGGCCGATTCCATCGGCCTCGACTTCCACAAGCTGCTCTGGCAGCCCGTGAGCTGCGGGGTGTTCCTGCTGCGTGATGCCGCACAGTACGCGCACATCACAACGCATGCCGACTACCTGAACCCCGTGTCGCACCTCGAGCAGGGGGTGCCAGACCTCGTGAACCGCTCGCTCGCCACCACGCGCCGGTTCGACGCGCTGAAGGTATGGTTGACGTTCCAGGCACTCGGTCGCCGGCGGCTGGGCGGCATGATCGATGCCACCTGTGACCTGGCGGGCGCGGTCGCGCGGGCGGTGGCGGCGCGTCCGGCGCTTGAGCTGGTGCATGCCCCCGTGCACCTCACCAGCGTGTTGTTCCGGTATCGTGCGGACGACCGTGTGGCAGACGCGCTGAACCAGGCCATCCGTGACACCCTGCTGGCCGACGGCACGGCGGTGATCGGCACGACACGCGTGTCGGGTCGTGCCACGCTCAAGCTCACCCTCCTGCACCCCGAGGCCTCCGTGTCCGACCTGCATGCCGTGCTGGACCTGGTGGTTGCGCGCGGTGATGCGCTGGTGGCGGCGGCGCACGGGGCGTCGTCGCGTGGATAG
- a CDS encoding EamA family transporter — protein sequence MDSAALRPLLLLGAAAVCYALGGVAMQQSAGLTLWRPGALVFVAFIAGAGLQALGMAGGKMSVAYVIVLGLEAVLAVALGVVLLGERVNAPQLFGTVLVVAGIVVLKAGE from the coding sequence GTGGATAGCGCTGCCCTGCGTCCGCTGCTGCTGCTGGGTGCCGCAGCGGTGTGTTACGCCTTGGGCGGGGTGGCGATGCAGCAGTCCGCCGGGCTCACGCTGTGGCGACCGGGTGCGCTGGTGTTCGTGGCCTTCATTGCCGGCGCCGGCCTGCAGGCGCTCGGCATGGCAGGCGGTAAGATGAGCGTGGCGTACGTGATCGTGCTCGGGCTGGAAGCCGTGCTGGCGGTCGCGCTGGGGGTGGTGCTGCTGGGCGAGCGGGTGAACGCGCCACAGTTGTTTGGGACGGTGTTGGTGGTGGCGGGGATCGTGGTGCTCAAGGCCGGTGAGTGA
- a CDS encoding S9 family peptidase: MRVPLAPRVQIVLLRAALLQCTMAGLLPGQDERARPRPRAAVDSARAAALYVSNDPADHPVANYARAIAAKAATDSIFAARSAGVMKFSKVTYTSPVDGLEIPASLFEPLTARGPRTRPALVWVHGGVHGNWDQNYLPFIIEAVRRGYVIIAPDYRGSTGYGKAFHERIDYGGTEVDDVLASVQVLRANANVDTTRIGVMGWSHGGYITALLMMRHAREVPFRSGAAIVPVTNLLFRLSFKGPSYQRSFATQAGLRGLPFENRAEYVRRSPYYWVDSLRRPLLVHVATNDEDVNFEEARPLVDALVARKPHLAETKVYVNPTPGPASVGHTFSRRVNRVTLLREDSPEQVDSWNRVWAFFARTMPSR; encoded by the coding sequence ATGCGCGTCCCCCTCGCCCCCCGTGTCCAGATCGTGCTCCTCCGGGCAGCGCTCCTGCAGTGCACGATGGCGGGCCTGCTGCCGGGGCAGGACGAGCGCGCCCGCCCGCGCCCGCGCGCTGCGGTGGATTCGGCACGCGCCGCCGCACTCTACGTGAGCAACGACCCCGCCGATCACCCCGTAGCCAACTACGCGCGCGCGATCGCCGCCAAGGCGGCCACCGACAGCATCTTCGCCGCCCGGAGTGCGGGGGTGATGAAGTTCTCCAAGGTGACGTACACCAGCCCCGTGGATGGCCTCGAGATCCCGGCCTCGCTGTTCGAGCCGCTCACCGCGCGCGGCCCGCGCACCCGGCCGGCCCTGGTCTGGGTGCACGGCGGCGTGCACGGGAACTGGGACCAGAACTACCTGCCGTTCATCATCGAGGCGGTCCGGCGCGGCTACGTGATCATCGCCCCGGATTACCGCGGCAGCACGGGGTATGGGAAGGCGTTCCACGAACGCATCGACTACGGCGGCACGGAAGTGGACGACGTCCTTGCCAGCGTGCAGGTGCTGCGCGCGAACGCGAACGTGGACACCACACGCATCGGCGTGATGGGGTGGAGCCATGGTGGCTACATCACCGCACTGCTCATGATGCGGCACGCCCGCGAGGTGCCGTTCCGGTCGGGCGCCGCGATCGTGCCCGTCACGAACCTGCTGTTCCGGCTCTCCTTCAAGGGCCCGTCCTACCAGCGCTCCTTCGCCACCCAGGCGGGACTGCGCGGCCTGCCCTTCGAGAACCGCGCCGAGTACGTGCGGCGCTCACCGTACTACTGGGTGGACAGCCTCCGCCGCCCGCTGCTCGTGCACGTGGCCACGAACGACGAGGACGTGAACTTCGAGGAGGCCCGTCCACTCGTCGACGCGCTCGTCGCCCGGAAGCCGCACCTGGCCGAGACGAAGGTCTACGTGAATCCCACGCCGGGGCCGGCCAGCGTCGGCCACACCTTCAGCCGCCGCGTGAACCGCGTGACGCTGCTGCGAGAGGATTCGCCGGAACAGGTGGACTCGTGGAACCGCGTCTGGGCCTTCTTCGCGCGCACCATGCCGTCTCGCTAG
- a CDS encoding CZB domain-containing protein, which produces MDRSRIRSRSAGALACLSCLARRPGAAWRLKPDPLPSDIQSNIRLERGPETRTRAPHGPSEHPGEQSMDLEQAIQAHAQWRMKLRTAIARREPMDVATIGKDNACELGKWLHTGARAACGNCDGFAHLVATHARFHTEAAKVATLINAQRFDEAERQIGADSAFVRASKEVGVAIVRVKQSAGRTAGV; this is translated from the coding sequence GTGGATCGATCGCGCATCCGATCACGCAGCGCCGGCGCGCTCGCGTGCCTCTCCTGCCTGGCACGACGTCCGGGAGCTGCCTGGCGGCTCAAGCCCGATCCGCTTCCGTCCGACATTCAATCGAATATCCGTCTGGAGCGCGGTCCGGAAACCCGGACGCGCGCTCCGCACGGCCCATCCGAACACCCTGGAGAGCAAAGCATGGATTTGGAACAGGCCATTCAGGCGCACGCACAGTGGCGCATGAAGCTTCGCACCGCCATTGCGCGGCGCGAGCCGATGGACGTCGCGACGATCGGCAAGGACAACGCCTGCGAGCTGGGCAAGTGGCTGCACACCGGCGCACGGGCCGCCTGCGGCAACTGCGACGGCTTTGCACACCTCGTCGCGACGCATGCGCGGTTCCACACGGAAGCCGCGAAGGTCGCGACGCTGATCAACGCCCAGCGCTTCGACGAGGCAGAGCGTCAGATCGGCGCGGACTCCGCCTTCGTGCGGGCGTCGAAGGAGGTCGGCGTCGCGATCGTGCGGGTGAAGCAGTCTGCGGGCAGGACGGCGGGGGTCTGA
- a CDS encoding phage tail protein, protein MPHAPDPPAAFAFRVSIGTAPDGASALFHEVRGLDAEITTETLPLGGETTYSYARPSAVSSTLVLQRGVLALTSPLLRWCTTTLNAPLGAPITAQTVRVSLVSDTGAPVFTWVFEKAVPVALDVGQTQSMTKDVLVERIEITFSRRTRER, encoded by the coding sequence ATGCCACACGCGCCAGACCCGCCAGCGGCCTTCGCCTTCCGTGTCTCCATCGGAACCGCACCCGACGGCGCGTCTGCGCTGTTCCACGAGGTCCGCGGCCTTGACGCCGAGATCACGACGGAAACGCTACCCCTCGGCGGTGAGACCACGTATTCGTACGCACGGCCCTCGGCGGTGAGTTCCACCCTCGTGCTCCAGCGCGGCGTGCTTGCCCTGACATCGCCGCTGCTGCGCTGGTGCACGACGACGCTCAACGCTCCACTCGGCGCACCGATCACCGCGCAGACCGTGCGCGTCTCCCTGGTCAGTGACACGGGAGCCCCGGTCTTCACGTGGGTGTTCGAGAAGGCCGTTCCGGTGGCGCTCGACGTGGGCCAGACGCAGTCGATGACGAAGGATGTGCTGGTCGAGCGAATCGAGATCACCTTCTCGCGGCGCACCCGGGAGCGCTGA
- a CDS encoding RidA family protein: MSHRPIHAPNLPKPVGPYSPGMGFERLVFVSGQGATDPATGALAGSDAATQTAQCLRNVETILTAAGTDLQHVLRCGVFLLDMAEFPAMNAVYERMFGDHRPARTTIQAAGLPGVGLRVEIDCIAYVP; this comes from the coding sequence ATGAGCCATCGCCCCATCCACGCCCCGAACCTCCCCAAGCCCGTCGGCCCGTACTCACCCGGCATGGGCTTCGAACGCCTCGTCTTCGTCTCCGGCCAGGGCGCGACGGATCCCGCCACCGGCGCGCTGGCCGGCAGCGATGCCGCCACCCAGACCGCGCAATGCCTCAGGAACGTCGAGACGATCCTCACGGCGGCCGGCACCGACCTGCAGCACGTGTTGCGCTGCGGCGTGTTCCTGCTCGACATGGCGGAGTTCCCGGCCATGAACGCGGTCTATGAACGGATGTTCGGCGACCATCGCCCGGCACGCACGACGATCCAGGCGGCAGGCCTGCCTGGGGTGGGGCTGCGGGTGGAAATCGACTGCATCGCCTACGTCCCCTGA
- a CDS encoding ketopantoate reductase family protein, which translates to MRRILVLGAGVLGSLYAARLRQSGRDVTLLARNTRLADIKKYGIVLEHALSGMREVVTVPVIERLHETDGYDLIVVLVRKNQVASVLPMLASHTATPSILFMVNNPSGYADWEKAVGSDRLVLGFAGAGGTRVGHVVRYVVVSRLLQPTTFGELDGSTSPRLRELMQVFREAGFPTSSTSSMDAWQKTHVGWVSPLANALYMVNCDNHVLARSPHVVRLAVRAVREGFSVLRTLGLSVTPARLRLWEWIPMGVLVRTLMLWADTNHFRVVAVEHTAAAIDEMRQLADEFRALTVAASIATPAIDELRSFIPRAGQIDASA; encoded by the coding sequence ATGAGGAGGATTCTCGTTCTTGGCGCTGGAGTCCTCGGCAGTCTCTACGCGGCGCGACTGAGGCAATCCGGACGGGACGTGACGCTGCTCGCCCGGAACACGCGACTGGCGGACATCAAGAAGTACGGCATCGTGCTCGAGCACGCGCTCAGCGGCATGCGGGAGGTCGTGACGGTGCCAGTCATCGAACGGTTGCACGAGACCGATGGCTACGACCTGATCGTGGTCCTGGTACGGAAGAACCAGGTGGCGTCGGTGTTGCCCATGCTCGCATCACACACCGCCACGCCGAGCATTCTCTTCATGGTCAACAACCCGTCCGGCTATGCCGACTGGGAGAAGGCCGTCGGATCCGATCGGCTTGTGCTGGGTTTCGCGGGGGCTGGTGGAACGCGGGTCGGCCATGTCGTGCGCTATGTGGTGGTCTCCCGCCTCCTCCAGCCGACGACCTTTGGTGAACTCGATGGCTCGACCTCTCCCCGACTGAGGGAACTCATGCAGGTGTTTCGCGAGGCGGGATTCCCGACGTCGTCGACCTCCAGCATGGATGCCTGGCAGAAGACGCATGTCGGGTGGGTCAGTCCACTCGCGAACGCACTCTACATGGTCAACTGCGACAACCATGTGCTGGCACGCAGCCCGCACGTCGTGCGGCTGGCGGTACGGGCTGTACGTGAAGGTTTCAGTGTGCTGCGCACGCTGGGGCTCTCGGTCACTCCGGCCAGGCTGCGACTGTGGGAATGGATACCAATGGGCGTGCTCGTTCGGACCCTGATGCTCTGGGCTGACACGAACCACTTCAGGGTCGTTGCGGTGGAACACACGGCGGCCGCAATCGACGAGATGCGCCAGCTCGCAGACGAGTTCCGCGCCCTCACCGTGGCGGCATCGATCGCGACTCCCGCGATCGATGAACTGCGGTCATTCATCCCTCGAGCGGGACAGATCGACGCCAGCGCCTGA
- a CDS encoding methyltransferase domain-containing protein produces MSYDRASIASYFDEFGDREWTRLQESPAAEVKLHVQSHYLRQYVATGARVLDIGAGAGRFTQVLASLGASIAVADVSPVQLALNRTYASAYGFAAAVTEWTEADVCDLSRYADSAFDAVVCYGGPLSYVFERRDDALGELCRVTKPGGCVLMSVMSLWGSIHEKLPGVFTTDATDNARIVATGELRFATTEGNRHQCHLFRADEFRALLGATGWELLAISASNCLSTVWGAPLETIRADARRWDELLAMEVEATRQAGCLDAGSHILAVIRRPLATGEPPRT; encoded by the coding sequence ATGTCATACGACCGCGCGTCGATCGCCAGCTACTTCGACGAGTTCGGCGACCGGGAATGGACGCGACTGCAGGAAAGCCCGGCAGCGGAAGTCAAGCTGCATGTCCAGTCGCACTACCTGCGGCAATACGTCGCGACCGGCGCGCGGGTGCTGGACATCGGCGCGGGAGCCGGCCGCTTCACGCAGGTGCTCGCGTCACTCGGTGCCTCGATCGCGGTCGCGGACGTCTCGCCCGTGCAGCTCGCGCTGAACCGGACGTACGCATCCGCGTACGGGTTCGCCGCCGCCGTCACCGAGTGGACCGAGGCGGACGTGTGCGACCTGTCGCGGTATGCCGACTCCGCGTTCGACGCCGTGGTCTGCTACGGGGGGCCGCTGAGTTACGTGTTCGAGCGCCGCGACGATGCCCTCGGCGAGTTGTGCCGCGTGACGAAGCCAGGGGGATGCGTCCTCATGAGCGTGATGTCGCTGTGGGGCTCGATCCACGAGAAGTTGCCCGGCGTCTTCACGACGGACGCCACCGACAACGCGCGGATCGTGGCCACCGGCGAACTGCGCTTCGCCACGACGGAAGGCAACCGCCACCAGTGTCACCTGTTCCGGGCGGACGAGTTCCGCGCGCTGCTCGGTGCCACCGGCTGGGAGCTGCTCGCGATCTCCGCATCCAATTGCCTGTCCACGGTGTGGGGTGCGCCGCTCGAAACAATTCGCGCCGACGCACGCCGGTGGGACGAGCTGCTTGCGATGGAGGTCGAGGCGACCCGGCAGGCTGGCTGCCTCGATGCGGGTTCGCATATACTTGCCGTCATCCGACGTCCGCTCGCGACAGGTGAGCCGCCGCGAACGTAG
- a CDS encoding nuclear transport factor 2 family protein has product MMGEAEQRDLIARFVAAYNRFDVNGMLALVADDVRFENLSAGVVTASASGAAEFRALAEQATALFREREQRVTGVVFRDGVAVAAIAYRGVLAVDVPGGPPAGTVLELTGESEFGFTGARIGRLTDRS; this is encoded by the coding sequence ATGATGGGTGAAGCCGAGCAGCGGGACCTGATCGCCCGGTTCGTCGCGGCGTACAACCGCTTCGACGTGAACGGCATGCTCGCCCTCGTTGCCGACGACGTGCGCTTCGAGAACCTGTCCGCAGGCGTGGTGACGGCGTCCGCGTCCGGGGCGGCCGAGTTCCGGGCGCTGGCCGAGCAGGCCACGGCGCTGTTCCGGGAGCGTGAGCAGCGGGTGACGGGAGTGGTGTTCCGTGACGGTGTGGCGGTGGCTGCCATCGCGTACCGCGGGGTGCTGGCCGTGGACGTGCCTGGTGGGCCGCCGGCCGGCACGGTGCTGGAACTGACCGGCGAGTCGGAGTTCGGGTTCACTGGTGCGCGGATCGGCCGGCTCACCGACCGCAGCTGA
- a CDS encoding vanadium-dependent haloperoxidase, with translation MKPPDTIVNKWNDTILLSLEIGTNTAALQLGPPMVARLVAMTYSAAFQAWAPYSDTATALLPGGPPRRPAGQRTLANKNIAISYAIYRVTTALFADVRIRALLDAQMAELGLSVTDNTTAGNSPVAIGNSAAQMVLASRTADNSNQAGTMPGSTTPGKPYGDFTGYVPVNPPALAFGDTHRRHVVDPGRWQPLSYINPNDGTVATPGFIAPHWGQVTPFALTSGDQFRPSPPEPFTSQAFLDQARFVIDIQQRLTTEQKIIAEFWADGPKSWLPPGHWCEVAGLVSRERFHTVDQDVKLFFALSNAILDASIATWDAKRHYDYVRPITAIRWLYDQFGFAGFSGNGFGAVEGERWRPFQKDTFPTPPFPEYSSGHSAFSMAAAVVLKRATGSDMFTLRHTQEVPLAAQPDIAGLPVTITWNSFSEAAFSAGESRLFGGIHFYQGNVAGLELGRKVGEAAWTKALSFF, from the coding sequence ATGAAGCCGCCCGACACGATCGTGAACAAGTGGAACGACACGATACTCCTCTCGCTGGAGATCGGCACCAACACCGCCGCGCTGCAACTCGGGCCGCCGATGGTGGCGCGCCTCGTGGCGATGACGTATTCGGCGGCGTTCCAGGCGTGGGCCCCGTACAGCGACACCGCGACGGCGCTGCTGCCGGGCGGCCCGCCGCGCCGGCCGGCGGGACAGCGCACGCTCGCGAACAAGAACATCGCGATCAGCTACGCGATCTATCGCGTGACGACGGCGCTCTTTGCCGACGTGCGGATCCGGGCGCTGCTGGATGCCCAGATGGCCGAGCTGGGGCTCAGCGTGACGGACAACACCACGGCCGGCAACTCCCCCGTCGCGATCGGCAACTCCGCCGCGCAGATGGTGCTGGCCTCGCGCACAGCGGACAACTCCAACCAGGCCGGCACGATGCCGGGATCCACCACACCCGGCAAGCCGTACGGTGACTTCACCGGCTATGTCCCCGTCAACCCGCCGGCGCTGGCGTTCGGCGACACGCACCGGCGGCACGTGGTCGATCCGGGGCGCTGGCAGCCGTTGTCGTACATCAACCCGAACGACGGCACGGTGGCCACGCCGGGGTTCATCGCACCGCACTGGGGACAGGTGACGCCGTTTGCGCTCACCAGCGGTGACCAGTTCCGGCCGTCACCCCCCGAACCGTTCACGTCGCAGGCGTTCCTGGACCAGGCCCGCTTCGTCATCGACATCCAGCAGCGGCTGACGACGGAGCAGAAGATCATCGCGGAGTTCTGGGCCGACGGCCCGAAGTCGTGGCTGCCGCCCGGGCACTGGTGTGAAGTGGCCGGCCTCGTGTCGCGCGAGCGGTTCCACACGGTGGACCAGGACGTGAAGCTCTTCTTCGCGCTGTCGAATGCGATCCTCGATGCGAGCATCGCGACCTGGGACGCGAAACGGCACTACGACTACGTCCGGCCGATCACCGCCATCCGGTGGCTCTACGACCAGTTCGGCTTCGCCGGCTTCAGCGGCAACGGCTTCGGCGCTGTGGAGGGCGAACGCTGGCGCCCCTTCCAGAAGGACACGTTCCCGACGCCGCCGTTCCCGGAGTACTCGTCAGGCCACAGCGCCTTCAGCATGGCGGCTGCGGTGGTCCTGAAGCGTGCGACGGGGAGCGACATGTTCACGCTGCGTCACACGCAGGAGGTGCCGCTGGCCGCACAACCCGACATCGCGGGGCTGCCGGTCACCATCACCTGGAACAGCTTCTCTGAGGCGGCCTTCAGCGCCGGTGAATCCCGCCTGTTCGGTGGCATCCACTTCTACCAGGGCAACGTGGCCGGCCTGGAGCTGGGCCGGAAGGTTGGCGAGGCCGCCTGGACGAAGGCGCTCAGCTTCTTCTGA
- a CDS encoding DUF4287 domain-containing protein, with translation MPDAPKVKGPASYFPSIEKRYGQPISHWMDILRQAGPRKHGELVTMLKADHGLGHGHANALVAAFLAKA, from the coding sequence ATGCCAGACGCTCCCAAGGTCAAGGGCCCCGCGTCCTACTTTCCCTCCATCGAGAAGCGCTATGGCCAGCCGATCTCGCACTGGATGGACATCCTCCGGCAGGCCGGTCCGCGGAAACACGGCGAACTGGTCACGATGCTGAAGGCCGATCACGGCCTGGGGCACGGGCACGCCAACGCGCTGGTGGCCGCCTTCCTCGCGAAGGCCTGA
- a CDS encoding DUF808 domain-containing protein gives MPSGLAALLDDIALIAKLAASSVDDVAAAAGKAGAKAAGVVIDDTAVTPQYVTGFTPDRELPIIWRIAKGSVRNKVLFIMPVALLLGAFLPGAITPLLMLGGAYLCFEGAEKVLERLAEARGAPAESVTQEVATLTSAEHEATMVSGAVRTDFILSAEIMAIALNEVSDKSIALQAGSLFAVAIGITAAVYGVVGLLVKMDDVGLRLARRRSGAARGVGRALVTGMPMLFNLLSTIGTAAMLWVGGQIILHGLHVYPAKLLGLTGGAIAWITDAALCGVFGLALGAVIVWGHHLVAGRKGH, from the coding sequence ATGCCCTCCGGCCTCGCCGCCCTCCTCGACGACATCGCCCTGATCGCCAAGCTGGCCGCGTCGTCGGTGGACGACGTGGCCGCGGCCGCCGGCAAGGCCGGTGCCAAGGCCGCCGGTGTCGTGATCGACGACACCGCCGTCACGCCGCAGTACGTCACGGGCTTCACCCCCGATCGCGAGCTGCCGATCATCTGGCGCATCGCCAAGGGGTCGGTCCGGAACAAGGTGCTGTTCATCATGCCGGTGGCGCTGCTGCTCGGCGCCTTCCTGCCGGGGGCCATCACCCCGCTGCTGATGCTCGGCGGGGCCTACCTCTGCTTCGAGGGGGCCGAGAAGGTGCTCGAGCGCCTGGCGGAGGCCCGCGGTGCGCCGGCGGAGAGCGTGACGCAGGAAGTCGCCACGCTGACGAGCGCCGAGCACGAGGCGACGATGGTCAGTGGCGCCGTGCGGACCGACTTCATCCTGTCGGCCGAGATCATGGCGATCGCGCTCAACGAGGTGTCGGACAAGAGTATCGCGCTGCAGGCCGGCAGCCTCTTCGCGGTGGCGATCGGCATCACGGCGGCCGTGTACGGCGTGGTCGGCCTGCTGGTGAAGATGGACGATGTCGGACTGCGCCTGGCACGGCGCAGGAGTGGTGCTGCACGGGGCGTCGGTCGCGCGCTGGTGACCGGGATGCCGATGTTGTTCAACCTGCTCTCGACCATCGGCACGGCAGCGATGCTCTGGGTGGGCGGGCAGATCATCCTGCATGGGCTGCACGTGTACCCGGCCAAGCTGCTCGGCCTGACCGGTGGTGCAATCGCCTGGATCACGGACGCCGCGCTCTGCGGCGTGTTCGGACTGGCGCTGGGTGCGGTGATCGTGTGGGGGCACCACCTGGTGGCGGGCAGGAAGGGCCACTGA